The following are from one region of the Fusarium keratoplasticum isolate Fu6.1 chromosome 4, whole genome shotgun sequence genome:
- a CDS encoding ubiquitin-activating enzyme E1-like protein: MTMDATSAPQVSAAAPAPGPTSATQQQQQPPQTQPQQQPAAASTTTNVPQRRPPVMSRDRYNHQSLGASLNTSVKQARVLMVGAGGIGCELLKNLVLTGFGEIHIVDLDTIDLSNLNRQFLFRHEHIKKSKALVAKEAAQRFNPNVKIVAHHGNIKDDEFTVAWFRQFRIAFNALDNLEARRHVNKMCLAADVPLIESGTTGFNGQVQVIKKGVTACYDCTPKEAPKSFPVCTIRSTPSQPIHCIVWGKSYLLNEIFGTSEDQAAFDHSADADNAKEIEELKKESEALKKIRDAVGTPEFSQMLFDKVFNADIERLRSVEGMWSSRRAPEALKYEAVLAQAGDAIANKDTVLNDDQRIWSLEESLVVFNDSLDRLSKRILELKKNKSPEDSDPIITFDKDDIDTLDFVAASANIRSTIFGIDRKSRFDTKQMAGNIIPAIATTNAIVAGLCVLQSFKVLKGEYAQSKEVFLTPFAPARLLAPDRSREPNPECPVCSVYFTSVVVDLSRATLKDIVDDIVKAKLGYEGKEFVVNNDVGTLVECFEDGDDENLPKKLSDLGIKKDSFLTVIDQDDDDTFVNVVINIQEGTFEADKKPVEATFTEKPQIPRKPKKAQPAEANGNGELNGKAVSVEPKGVKRPLAEDSGQPLKKAKLVESGPEVVDVEETGGAIVIDD; encoded by the exons atgacgatggatgcGACGAGTGCGCCTCAAGTTTCGGCTgcggctccagctccaggtcCGACTTCTGCGAcgcaacaacagcaacaacctcCGCAAACACAACCCCAACAACAACCCGCTGCCGCTTCCACGACTACCAACGTGCCTCAAAGGCGACCACCCGTCATGTCGCGCGACAGATACAATCACCAGTCGCTCGGCGCGTCTCTGAATACCTCTGTGAAACAG GCTCGCGTGCTCATGGTGGGAGCTGGTGGCATCGGCTGCGAGCTACTCAAGAACCTTGTGCTTACCGGCTTCGGCGAAATTCAcatcgtcgaccttgacACCATCGACCTCTCCAACCTGAACCGGCAATTCCTCTTCCGCCACGAGCACATCAAGAAGTCCAAGGCCCTG GTCGCCAAAGAGGCTGCGCAACGATTCAACCCCAACGTCAAGATTGTCGCCCACCATGGAAACATCAAGGATGACGAGTTTACTGTCGCATGGTTCCGTCAATTTCGCATTGCCTTCAATGCTCTGGACAACCTTGAGGCTCGGAGACATGTGAACAAGATGTGCCTGGCTGCCGATGTCCCTCTCATTGAGAGTGGCACCACCGGTTTCAATGGCCAGGTTCAAgtcatcaagaagggcgtTACTGCGTGCTACGACTGCACACCCAAGGAAGCACCCAAATCCTTCCCCGTGTGCACCATCCGGAGCACTCCTAGTCAACCCATTCACTGCATCGTTTGGGGGAAGAGCTATCTTCTCAA CGAAATATTCGGTACCAGCGAAGATCAAGCAGCTTTTGATCACTCAGCAGACGCCGATAATG CAAAGGAGATCgaggagttgaagaaggagtcagaggctctcaagaagatccGAGATGCTGTGGGCACCCCTGAGTTTTCCCAGATGCTGTTCGACAAGGTTTTCAACGCGGACATTGAACGACTACGCTCTGTCGAGGGTATGTGGAGCTCACGACGAGCCCCCGAGGCTCTCAAGTACGAGGCCGTCCTCGCCCAAGCTGGtgacgccatcgccaacaaggACACCGTCCTCAACGATGACCAGCGAATTTGGTCTCTGGAGGAAAGCCTTGTGGTTTTCAACGACAGTCTTGATCGGCTAAGCAAGCGAATCctggagctcaagaagaacaagtcCCCTGAGGATTCCGACCCCATCATCACGTTCGACAAGGATGACATTGACACTCTCGACTTTGTCGCCGCAAGCGCCAACATTCGATCAACAATTTTCGGAATCGATAGGAAATCTCGGTTCGACACTAAGCAGATGGCTGGCAACATTATCCCTGCAATTGCGACAACAAATGCGATTGTCGCTGGACTTTGCGTCCTCCAATCTTTCAAGGTCTTGAAGGGAGAATATGCGCAGTCCAAGGAGGTCTTCCTGACACCATTTGCACCAGCTCGTCTGTTGGCCCCTGACAGGTCCCGAGAGCCGAACCCCGAGTGTCCAGTGTGTAGCGTGTACTTTACCAGCGTTGTCGTGGATCTTTCTCGGGCGACGCTCAAGGACATTGTCGACGACAttgtcaaggccaagctaGGCTACGAGGGCAAGGAGTTTGTTGTCAACAATGACGTGGGGACTTTGGTGGAGTGCTTCGAAGATGGTGACGACGAGAATCTTCCAAAGAAGCTGAGCGATCTTG GTATAAAAAAGGATAGCTTCTTGACTGTGATTGaccaggacgacgacgacacgTTTGTGAATGTGGTGATCAACATTCAAGAAGG GACCTTTGAGGCGGACAAGAAGCCCGTCGAGGCCACGTTTACGGAGAAACCCCAAATCCCGCGAAAACCGAAGAAGGCCCAGCCCGCTGAGGCGAATGGGAACGGCGAGCTTAATGGAAAAGCCGTGTCAGTTGAACCCAAGGGCGTCAAGCGTCCGCTTGCTGAGGACAGTGGCCAGCCCCTgaaaaaggccaagctcgTCGAATCAGGGCCCGAGGTAGTGGACGTGGAAGAAACTGGCGGCGCGATCGTCATTGATGACTGA